The following coding sequences lie in one Bacillota bacterium genomic window:
- a CDS encoding DegV family protein — protein sequence MGKVKVVTDSCSCFPDELAAAHGVTVIPLTVHFGDEAFRDGVDMTAEEFYRRLPAARELPKTSQPSVAEFLEAFRRLAEQEDTAGILVVTLSHKLSGTYQSALQAAREFTRVPVEVVDSLTASVPQVFAASAAARAANEGASLPEAARVAREVAGKSRLYATLDTLEYLRRGGRIGRAAAWAGAMLQIKPVITLDGGEVAPVARLRTRAKALEFILGRLQEEIRPGRPLHAGVIHANSPDEAGSLAEEVKNRFQPDELIISGLTPVMGTYAGPGVLGVAYYQE from the coding sequence GTGGGGAAAGTTAAGGTGGTAACCGACAGTTGCTCTTGTTTCCCGGACGAACTGGCGGCCGCCCACGGGGTGACAGTCATCCCTCTCACTGTGCACTTCGGAGACGAAGCCTTCCGCGATGGCGTCGACATGACGGCGGAGGAGTTCTATCGCCGCCTGCCGGCGGCACGGGAACTACCCAAGACATCCCAGCCGTCGGTGGCAGAATTCCTCGAGGCATTCAGGCGCCTGGCCGAACAGGAGGACACCGCAGGCATCCTGGTGGTCACCCTGAGTCACAAGCTGAGCGGTACATACCAGTCGGCGCTGCAGGCAGCACGGGAGTTCACTCGGGTCCCGGTGGAGGTAGTGGATTCCCTGACCGCCTCGGTGCCACAGGTGTTCGCCGCCTCGGCGGCGGCCCGGGCTGCAAACGAGGGGGCCAGCCTTCCGGAGGCGGCCCGAGTGGCCCGCGAGGTGGCGGGCAAATCGCGCCTCTACGCCACCCTGGACACCCTGGAGTACCTGCGCCGGGGCGGGCGCATCGGACGGGCAGCGGCTTGGGCGGGGGCCATGCTCCAGATCAAACCCGTGATCACCCTGGACGGGGGAGAGGTAGCACCGGTAGCCCGTCTGCGTACCCGGGCTAAAGCACTGGAGTTCATCCTGGGACGCCTGCAGGAGGAAATCAGGCCGGGCAGACCACTACACGCCGGCGTCATCCACGCCAACTCGCCCGACGAGGCAGGTAGCCTGGCAGAGGAGGTGAAAAACCGCTTCCAGCCTGACGAGCTGATCATCTCGGGGCTCACCCCCGTCATGGGCACCTATGCGGGCCCGGGGGTCCTGGGAGTGGCTTATTACCAGGAGTAA
- a CDS encoding efflux RND transporter permease subunit → MKIWEHTVRRPVATTMLVLAVVLLGVVALTNLRLELLPRLNAPVVAAITSYPGASAREVASLVTEPIEAAAATTPGVTHCRSISQEGVSVVILEFAWGTDMAEARASVAERVDQVNLPEGARRPVLVKFDPTLLPVMSLTVATEGDLGEATTFARQVLKPRLESIEGVAAVDIFGSSEPEIQVELDPAALDRYGLTQDQVANVIRASNLDWPLGSVRQDGRELGVRLSGRLESLDDLRDLVVGYYPATPAPRSAAPRPPLLPVRLRDVATVERGFAPSSSVSRTGGNPSVELSIQKEGDANTVQVARRLRNELDAIREDYPQARIFVAMDQARIIEMFLSTLRDNLLIGGVLAVVVLFLFLRHLASTFAIAVAIPFSVVATFVLLHFSGLTLNIMTLGGLALGVGMLVDNAIVVIESVFRHLEQGEDPRHAAITGTSEVAMAITASTLTTLAVFLPVVFVGGITGHLFRELALTVSFALAASLVVAVTLVPAMAAYLFRPRRGRRGATRREGAYARTLRWCLGHRAVVVLVVLLCLGGAAHLAPRIGTEFLPVTDEGAFSIDIAMPAGTGLEATSAKAREIERILDGFPEVELYTTTVGTGEGFGVVARGVTGGTSVAQILVNLVPEEEREATTAEVMDRVRERVEQVKGAANVTFNMQSFASNASGMAWNSIQVYVKSLDPDQLPAAADRVMAALRDVEGFRNPECNLQEAKPELDVSVNREKALSRGFTPAQVAAAVSNAIKGQVVTRVELGAESLPVRLRQDFGRFPTPEDVESLRILAPTGQAVRLADVASLSEARGPVSVTRDGQRPSALITALVEGRDLGSVTADVRKVLGRLDLPPGVTVEIGGASAMMEEGFSGLNLALALSVALVYMVMAAQFESVLHPLIIMFTIPLAFVGVVVILYATGTSLGITAYIGGIVLAGIVVNNGIVMVDYINQLRRSGLGARDAIVQGANVRLRPVLMTALTTLLGLLPLALAWGEGGELNAPLARAVVGGLTTSTALTLLVIPVAYSLLAGSLRRVPAVDVATAPSPAGEMAAAPAPAAGGIAAGPAPAAGGVAAGPAPGAVAAPAAAPVGPDPSASSTAAGLTPVPGEAHATSGPGQVALRTGEQLTMEEFSQLLEILGKLFLLVAKRGNCTEKRGV, encoded by the coding sequence ATGAAGATTTGGGAGCATACGGTGCGGCGACCCGTGGCCACCACCATGCTGGTGCTGGCGGTGGTCTTGCTTGGGGTTGTCGCCCTTACGAACCTGAGGCTGGAACTTCTGCCCCGGTTGAACGCGCCCGTGGTGGCGGCCATCACCTCCTACCCGGGGGCCTCTGCCCGCGAGGTGGCTTCCCTGGTCACGGAGCCCATCGAGGCGGCAGCGGCCACTACCCCGGGGGTTACGCATTGCCGGTCGATTTCGCAGGAAGGCGTGTCGGTGGTCATCCTGGAGTTCGCCTGGGGTACGGACATGGCCGAAGCGCGGGCCAGCGTGGCGGAGCGGGTGGATCAGGTGAACCTGCCCGAAGGTGCCCGGCGGCCGGTTCTGGTCAAGTTCGACCCTACCCTCTTGCCGGTGATGTCGTTGACAGTAGCGACGGAAGGCGACCTGGGGGAGGCCACCACTTTTGCCCGCCAGGTGCTCAAGCCGCGCCTGGAGAGCATCGAGGGCGTGGCAGCCGTGGACATATTCGGAAGCAGCGAGCCGGAAATCCAGGTGGAGCTTGACCCGGCGGCCCTGGATCGCTATGGACTCACCCAGGATCAGGTGGCAAATGTGATCAGGGCTTCTAACCTGGATTGGCCCTTGGGATCGGTGCGCCAGGACGGGCGGGAGCTGGGGGTGAGGCTGTCCGGGCGCCTGGAGAGCCTGGACGACCTTCGTGATCTGGTGGTGGGATACTACCCGGCCACCCCTGCTCCCCGCAGCGCTGCCCCCCGGCCCCCGCTACTGCCTGTCAGGCTGCGTGACGTGGCCACGGTGGAACGGGGGTTTGCCCCGTCCAGCTCCGTGTCCCGGACGGGCGGGAATCCCAGCGTGGAGCTTTCCATCCAGAAGGAGGGAGATGCCAACACCGTCCAGGTAGCCCGCCGGTTGCGGAACGAACTGGACGCGATCAGGGAGGACTACCCCCAGGCGCGGATATTCGTGGCCATGGACCAGGCCCGTATCATCGAGATGTTTCTCAGCACTCTGCGCGACAACCTGCTCATCGGGGGCGTCCTGGCGGTGGTGGTCCTGTTCCTGTTCCTTCGGCACCTGGCCAGCACCTTTGCGATTGCGGTGGCTATACCCTTTTCCGTGGTGGCCACTTTCGTGCTGTTGCACTTTTCCGGCCTCACCCTCAACATCATGACCCTGGGGGGCCTGGCCCTGGGGGTGGGGATGCTGGTCGATAACGCCATCGTGGTCATCGAGAGCGTTTTCCGCCACCTGGAGCAGGGCGAGGACCCGCGGCACGCCGCCATTACGGGGACGTCCGAGGTGGCCATGGCCATCACCGCCTCCACCCTCACCACCCTGGCTGTCTTCCTGCCCGTCGTGTTCGTGGGAGGGATCACGGGCCACCTGTTCCGGGAGCTGGCGCTCACGGTGAGCTTCGCCCTTGCCGCCAGCCTGGTGGTGGCGGTGACGCTGGTGCCGGCCATGGCTGCCTACCTCTTCCGTCCCCGGCGGGGCCGGCGCGGTGCCACCCGCAGGGAAGGCGCATATGCTCGCACCCTGCGCTGGTGCCTCGGACACCGGGCCGTGGTGGTGCTTGTCGTGCTTCTTTGCCTGGGCGGTGCTGCCCACCTGGCTCCCCGCATCGGCACGGAATTCCTGCCCGTCACGGACGAGGGGGCCTTCAGTATCGACATCGCCATGCCGGCGGGAACGGGCCTGGAAGCCACCAGCGCCAAGGCAAGGGAAATCGAGCGCATCCTGGACGGGTTCCCGGAAGTGGAGCTGTATACCACCACGGTTGGTACCGGCGAGGGATTCGGGGTGGTGGCCCGAGGTGTCACGGGTGGGACTTCGGTGGCGCAGATCCTGGTGAACCTGGTACCGGAAGAGGAGCGGGAAGCCACCACCGCCGAGGTCATGGATCGGGTGAGAGAACGCGTGGAGCAGGTCAAGGGCGCCGCCAACGTCACCTTCAACATGCAGTCCTTCGCCAGTAACGCCAGCGGCATGGCCTGGAACTCCATACAGGTCTACGTGAAGAGCCTGGATCCTGACCAGCTCCCGGCTGCGGCGGACCGGGTGATGGCTGCCCTCCGAGACGTGGAAGGATTCCGTAACCCTGAGTGCAACCTCCAGGAGGCAAAGCCCGAACTGGACGTTTCCGTGAACCGGGAAAAGGCCTTGTCCCGCGGATTTACCCCCGCCCAGGTGGCTGCCGCTGTGAGCAACGCCATCAAGGGACAGGTGGTCACCAGGGTGGAACTGGGTGCTGAGTCCCTGCCCGTGCGGCTCCGCCAGGATTTCGGACGCTTCCCCACCCCCGAGGATGTGGAATCCCTGCGCATTCTGGCGCCTACCGGCCAGGCGGTAAGGCTTGCGGACGTGGCCAGTCTGTCGGAAGCACGGGGGCCGGTGAGCGTGACGCGGGATGGACAGCGGCCTTCTGCCCTCATCACCGCCCTGGTGGAGGGACGCGACCTGGGCAGCGTGACCGCCGATGTGCGGAAGGTCCTGGGCCGGCTCGACCTCCCCCCAGGGGTCACGGTGGAAATCGGCGGTGCTTCCGCCATGATGGAGGAGGGGTTCAGCGGGCTGAATCTGGCCCTGGCCCTCTCTGTAGCCCTGGTTTACATGGTCATGGCCGCCCAGTTCGAATCGGTGCTTCATCCCCTGATCATCATGTTTACCATTCCCCTCGCCTTCGTGGGGGTGGTGGTCATCCTGTACGCCACCGGGACTTCGCTGGGCATCACTGCCTACATCGGTGGCATCGTCCTCGCTGGCATCGTGGTCAACAACGGCATCGTCATGGTGGACTACATTAACCAGCTCCGGCGCAGCGGACTGGGAGCCCGGGATGCCATCGTACAGGGGGCGAACGTGCGGCTGCGCCCGGTGCTCATGACTGCCCTGACCACCCTGCTCGGGCTGCTTCCCCTCGCCCTGGCCTGGGGCGAGGGTGGTGAACTGAACGCTCCTCTGGCCCGGGCGGTGGTGGGCGGACTGACGACCTCCACCGCACTCACCCTGCTGGTGATCCCGGTCGCGTACAGCCTGCTCGCGGGGTCCTTGCGCCGCGTACCCGCCGTGGACGTTGCCACTGCCCCCTCTCCTGCCGGGGAGATGGCCGCCGCCCCTGCGCCTGCCGCCGGGGGGATCGCCGCCGGCCCCGCGCCTGCCGCCGGGGGGGTGGCTGCCGGCCCCGCGCCTGGGGCGGTTGCGGCGCCAGCTGCAGCGCCGGTTGGCCCGGACCCGTCTGCTTCTTCCACAGCGGCAGGTTTGACCCCGGTGCCAGGCGAGGCACACGCGACATCCGGCCCCGGGCAAGTGGCGTTGCGTACGGGCGAGCAGTTGACGATGGAGGAATTCTCTCAGCTCCTCGAAATATTGGGAAAGCTATTCCTGCTGGTGGCGAAAAGGGGGAACTGCACCGAGAAGCGCGGAGTCTAA
- a CDS encoding aldehyde ferredoxin oxidoreductase family protein — MGGWCGRLLRVDLTRGRVHTEPLDEKLLRKFMGGRGLATYLLRQEVPPKADPLGPENRLVFAPGVLTGVPAPGCGRNGVAALSPLTGRLGSAEAGGFWGAELKRAGFDALVVQGRSPVPVYLWIHEGGAEIRDARHLWGLETAEVDSRLREELGPRIRVCQCGPAGEKLVRFACVVNDLTHFAGRTGLGAVMGAKRLRAVAVRGDTPVPVADEGVFRRLVREMGTTWRESARGLHEHGTAGGTAALSAQGGLPTRNFREGSFPGAEKIDGRTMTATLLVGRESCFACPIRCKRVVKAASPYSIDPRYGGPEYETVAALGSCCGVDDLAAVCKANEICAAQGLDTISTGVAVAFAMECVERGVLDAWQGQSLPGFGDAEGMVDLVRQLATRNGVGDLLAEGTLRAARFLGQGSESWAVQVKGQEVPMHEPRLKHALGLGYAVSPTGADHCHNLHDTAWVREESSSVKEAGVLGVTGPLPLHDLGPDKVRLFTYVTNWRHFQDSAVVCYFVPWTYNQLVELVRAVTGWNTSLFELEKVGERVATLARLFNLGHGWSRDEDVLHPRFYEPFVGGPLDGVRVPQDELLWAQRLYYGMMGWHPETGIPTEAKLAELGLS; from the coding sequence ATGGGAGGCTGGTGCGGACGGCTGCTCCGGGTGGACCTGACCCGGGGGCGGGTACATACTGAACCCCTGGACGAGAAGCTGCTGCGCAAATTCATGGGAGGGCGGGGCCTGGCCACCTATCTCCTCCGGCAAGAGGTGCCGCCCAAAGCGGACCCTCTGGGGCCTGAGAACAGGCTGGTTTTCGCCCCCGGTGTGCTCACCGGGGTGCCGGCTCCGGGGTGCGGACGAAACGGTGTGGCTGCCCTCAGTCCCCTTACCGGGCGTCTGGGGAGTGCGGAGGCAGGCGGATTCTGGGGAGCGGAACTGAAGCGGGCTGGCTTCGATGCCCTGGTGGTGCAGGGACGCTCCCCCGTCCCGGTGTACCTGTGGATTCACGAGGGCGGGGCGGAGATAAGGGATGCCCGCCACCTGTGGGGTCTTGAGACGGCGGAGGTGGATTCCCGCCTGCGGGAGGAACTGGGTCCCCGCATCCGGGTTTGCCAGTGCGGACCGGCAGGGGAGAAGCTGGTCAGATTCGCATGCGTGGTGAATGACCTCACCCATTTTGCCGGACGCACGGGCCTGGGGGCGGTGATGGGGGCCAAGAGGCTGCGGGCCGTGGCAGTGCGCGGCGACACGCCCGTGCCCGTGGCCGACGAGGGGGTCTTCCGCCGGCTGGTGCGGGAGATGGGTACGACCTGGAGGGAAAGCGCCCGCGGACTGCACGAGCACGGCACGGCGGGGGGGACGGCCGCCCTTTCTGCCCAGGGCGGGCTACCTACCCGCAACTTTCGCGAAGGGTCCTTCCCGGGCGCGGAGAAAATCGATGGCCGCACCATGACCGCCACCCTGCTGGTGGGCCGGGAAAGTTGTTTTGCCTGCCCCATCCGGTGTAAGCGGGTGGTGAAGGCTGCCTCCCCGTATTCCATCGACCCACGTTACGGAGGGCCCGAGTACGAGACGGTGGCCGCCCTGGGGTCCTGCTGCGGGGTTGACGATCTGGCTGCCGTGTGCAAGGCCAACGAGATATGTGCGGCCCAGGGCCTCGATACTATCTCCACCGGGGTGGCGGTGGCGTTTGCCATGGAGTGCGTCGAACGGGGCGTGCTTGACGCCTGGCAGGGACAGAGCCTGCCCGGGTTCGGCGATGCAGAGGGGATGGTCGATCTGGTGCGGCAGCTTGCCACCCGCAACGGGGTCGGCGACCTGCTGGCGGAGGGGACCCTGAGGGCGGCCCGCTTCCTCGGGCAGGGGTCCGAATCCTGGGCCGTACAGGTCAAGGGGCAGGAGGTCCCGATGCACGAACCTCGCCTGAAGCACGCCCTGGGCCTGGGGTATGCGGTTTCCCCTACGGGAGCTGACCACTGCCACAACCTGCACGACACTGCCTGGGTCAGGGAAGAGTCGTCGTCCGTGAAGGAAGCCGGCGTATTGGGGGTGACCGGGCCCCTTCCCCTGCACGACCTCGGGCCCGACAAGGTGCGCCTCTTCACCTATGTGACCAACTGGCGGCATTTTCAGGATTCCGCCGTGGTGTGCTACTTCGTCCCCTGGACGTACAACCAGTTGGTGGAACTGGTGCGGGCCGTGACCGGCTGGAACACCTCCTTGTTCGAACTGGAGAAGGTGGGCGAGCGGGTGGCCACCCTCGCCCGTCTCTTCAACCTGGGCCACGGCTGGAGCCGGGATGAGGATGTGCTCCACCCCCGCTTCTACGAGCCCTTCGTCGGCGGCCCCCTGGACGGAGTGCGCGTACCGCAGGACGAATTGCTCTGGGCGCAGCGGCTGTATTACGGCATGATGGGATGGCACCCGGAGACCGGCATCCCCACCGAAGCCAAACTGGCCGAACTGGGCCTCTCCTAG
- a CDS encoding GerMN domain-containing protein, whose amino-acid sequence MRSARYGLVALLVCLMLLAGPMWRLQAQAGYGRLLYFAFPREQPAWLLPVRVVLVEGASSQRDVLEALCRGPQPGNGVVDAVLPRGTRVERLSVAGGTATVDLQLGKPEPQGNRVTLAAQAIVHSLSQFPQIAKVVVRVGGQPWPRAGSRDRDTSGLHPDPHLIFAGFPDLEGEPRDGAILALALRGVFTGYPDGSFRSSLAVSRAEAVKSLVEALPGRGLPVGMAVAPSESDWFSDVPRGHWVLPYLREAVRKGIVPQPGPEEEFSPDAPLDGATLVRWLYRVAGPVAGGMTGSQGCAEPGGDAAGASQEEAEAWLVSQGILDRALHSWAGREAISRGDWALMLARMLRLGGPDLYLVSPVSQESLEGEVLVTGAARWPDGQVVVALLDSRGRELAARVALVSSGKAGTGWGWFAEWLHFPRPLTSSAGIVQVSHLPPRHENAAGVVVRIPVFIR is encoded by the coding sequence GTGCGGAGCGCGCGGTATGGTTTGGTGGCGCTGCTGGTGTGCCTGATGCTCCTGGCAGGGCCGATGTGGCGGCTACAGGCCCAGGCGGGCTACGGGCGTTTGCTTTATTTCGCCTTCCCCCGGGAGCAACCTGCCTGGCTGTTGCCGGTCAGAGTGGTCCTGGTGGAGGGCGCCAGCTCGCAGCGGGATGTGCTGGAGGCTCTCTGCCGGGGGCCGCAGCCCGGCAACGGCGTGGTGGATGCTGTCTTGCCCCGGGGCACCCGGGTGGAGCGCCTCAGCGTGGCGGGAGGCACTGCCACCGTGGATCTGCAGCTGGGGAAGCCCGAGCCACAGGGAAATCGTGTCACCCTGGCGGCGCAGGCCATCGTCCACAGCCTTTCCCAGTTCCCCCAGATAGCGAAGGTTGTGGTGCGAGTGGGGGGACAGCCCTGGCCCCGCGCCGGCTCGCGCGACAGGGATACTTCCGGGCTACACCCCGACCCCCATTTGATATTTGCAGGCTTTCCCGACCTGGAGGGTGAGCCGCGGGACGGCGCCATTTTGGCCCTGGCCCTGCGGGGGGTGTTCACCGGTTATCCGGACGGCAGTTTTCGGTCCTCGCTGGCGGTGAGCCGGGCAGAGGCGGTTAAGTCTCTGGTCGAGGCCCTTCCTGGACGCGGTCTGCCCGTCGGGATGGCGGTAGCCCCGTCGGAGTCGGATTGGTTCTCTGACGTCCCCCGGGGGCACTGGGTGCTTCCCTACCTGCGGGAGGCGGTTAGGAAGGGGATCGTGCCGCAGCCCGGCCCTGAGGAAGAATTCTCTCCGGATGCCCCCCTGGACGGAGCCACCCTGGTCCGCTGGCTCTACCGGGTGGCCGGCCCGGTGGCCGGCGGGATGACCGGGTCACAGGGGTGTGCGGAACCTGGCGGGGATGCGGCCGGGGCTTCCCAGGAGGAGGCAGAGGCGTGGCTGGTTTCCCAGGGCATCCTTGATCGTGCCCTGCATTCTTGGGCCGGCCGGGAGGCGATCTCCCGGGGGGATTGGGCCCTTATGCTGGCACGTATGTTGCGCCTGGGTGGTCCCGACCTGTACCTGGTCAGTCCCGTCTCCCAGGAGAGCCTGGAAGGCGAGGTGCTGGTGACCGGTGCGGCCCGGTGGCCGGACGGGCAGGTTGTCGTAGCCTTGCTGGATTCCCGCGGCCGGGAACTGGCAGCCCGGGTTGCCCTGGTATCTTCCGGGAAAGCCGGCACCGGATGGGGCTGGTTTGCCGAGTGGTTGCATTTCCCGCGTCCACTGACCTCCAGTGCGGGAATCGTTCAGGTGAGCCATCTGCCTCCTAGGCACGAAAATGCGGCAGGAGTGGTCGTGCGCATCCCCGTATTCATCCGTTAG